From a single Miscanthus floridulus cultivar M001 chromosome 8, ASM1932011v1, whole genome shotgun sequence genomic region:
- the LOC136477868 gene encoding GTP-binding protein YPTM2-like, translating to MNPEYDYLFKLLLIGDSGVGKSCLLLRFADDSYLDSYISTIGVDFKIRTVEQDGKTIKLQIWDTAGQERFRTITSSYYRGAHGIIIVYDVTDQESFNNVKQWLNEIDRYASDNVNKLLVGNKSDLTANKVVATETAKAFADEMGIPFMETSAKNATNVEQAFMAMATSIKDRMASQPAAANARPATVQIRGQPVNQKTSCCSS from the exons ATGAATCCTGAGTA CGATTACCTTTTCAAACTTCTGCTTATTGGTGATTCTGGTGTTGGGAAATCATGCTTGCTTCTCAGATTTGCG GATGATTCATATTTGGACAGCTACATCAGCACAATTGGGGTTGATTTC AAAATTCGGACAGTAGAGCAAGATGGGAAGACTATAAAACTTCAAATT TGGGATACTGCTGGACAAGAGCGCTTCAGGACAATCACTAGCAGCTACTACCGCGGAGCTCATGGAATCATT ATTGTATATGACGTGACAGACCAAGAAAGCTTCAATAATGTGAAGCAATGGTTAAACGAGATTGACCGTTATGCAAGTGACAATGTTAACAAGCTCCTTGTTGGGAACAAGAGTGACCTAACTGCGAACAAAGTTGTGGCAACTGAGACAGCAAAG GCGTTTGCTGATGAGATGGGCATCCCATTCATGGAGACGAGTGCCAAAAACGCCACCAACGTGGAGCAGGCCTTCATGGCTATGGCCACATCCATCAAGGATAG GATGGCCAGCCAACCAGCCGCGGCCAACGCAAGGCCAGCGACGGTGCAGATCCGCGGGCAACCCGTCAACCAGAAGACGTCTTGCTGCTCGTCCTAA
- the LOC136474499 gene encoding GTP-binding protein YPTM2-like encodes MNPEYDYLFKLLLIGDSGVGKSCLLLRFADDSYLDSYISTIGVDFKIRTVEQDGKTIKLQIWDTAGQERFRTITSSYYRGAHGIIIVYDMTDQESFNNVKQWLNEIDRYASDNVNKLLVGNKSDLTANKVVATETAKAFADEMGIPFMETSAKNAINVEQAFMAMAASIKDRMASQPAVANARPATVQIRGQPVNQKTSCCSS; translated from the exons ATGAATCCCGAGTA TGACTACCTTTTCAAACTTCTGCTTATTGGTGATTCTGGTGTTGGGAAATCATGCTTGCTTCTCAGATTTGCG GATGATTCATATTTGGACAGCTACATCAGCACAATTGGAGTTGATTTC aaaatTCGGACAGTAGAGCAAGACGGGAAGACCATAAAGCTTCAAATC TGGGATACTGCTGGACAAGAGCGCTTCAGGACAATCACTAGCAGCTACTACCGCGGAGCTCATGGAATCATT ATTGTATATGACATGACAGACCAAGAAAGCTTCAATAACGTGAAGCAATGGTTAAATGAAATTGACCGTTATGCAAGTGACAATGTTAACAAGCTCCTTGTTGGGAACAAGAGCGACCTAACTGCCAACAAAGTTGTGGCAACTGAGACAGCAAAG GCATTTGCTGATGAGATGGGCATTCCATTCATGGAGACGAGTGCCAAAAACGCCATCAATGTGGAGCAGGCCTTCATGGCTATGGCTGCATCCATCAAGGACAG GATGGCCAGCCAACCAGCTGTGGCTAACGCGAGGCCAGCGACCGTGCAGATCCGCGGTCAACCTGTAAATCAGAAGACGTCTTGCTGCTCATCCTAA